The nucleotide sequence AACTTAACGAGCATATGAAGTGGTCTGACGGTGTTCCCTGTACGGCAGATGATTTTGTCTTTGCCTGGGAATCTTTCTGTTCCCCCAACATTGAGGAACCTTGGTACAATAACTACTACAGCAAACGTGAAGTTAAAAAAATTAACGACTATTGTATTTCCGTTAAGTACTTGGAATCGGACCAGTTACCCAAGGTATCTCTTGTAGATGCTACTAACTTTAATCCCCGACCCAAACACTTCCATAACGGAGAAGTTAAAAAAGGCTGGTACAACGAATATAACTGGAAGATTGAGCCTACGACAGGTCCTTATGTCGTAAATCCCGATAAATGCGTTCAGGGTGAAATGGTAGTTGTTGAAAAAGTTAAAAACTGGTGGGGGCATGAATATCCTCATTGGAATAACCGCTGTAACATTGAGACAATCGAATACAAGGTTATCACCGGCGGACAGGACATGATTGAAAACTACTTCTGGAACGGAGAGCTTGACTACTTTTATATGAATATTCCTGCAACATGGAGAAGATGTGCAACAAACGAAAACATTACCAAAGGTTATGTAGACCGCTGGGTTGTAAACTATCTTCCCTTACAGGGTGTTCAAGGTATCTTCTTTAATACCAAGTTCCCCTTGTTCAGCAGCAAGAAAGTTAGACAGGCTATGTACTATGCCGTCGACATTCAGGGTATGATCGATCAGGCCCTCTATGGCGAATATAAGAGATACCACAACATAGGTTTAGGACAGGTATGGGGCGGTGTAGATTTTAACGACCATTCAATCCGAAAACCCGATTTTAATCCCGAGACAGCAAGAAAAATGCTCGGCGAAGCCGGTTACACTGTTGTAGGTTCTGACGGAATCTTACAGAATTCGAAGGGTGAAAGAGTTTCCTTTGAGCTTTTGTATTCATGGCCCAGCCATACGGAGCGATTGTCAATTCTTAAAGAACAGGCTAAAAAAGCCGGTGTAGAAATTGAGCTTAAGATGATGGAAAGCGGTGCTTTCAATACTGTTCTTAACAAAAAACATCAGGCCTGGTGGGGCGGCCTGAGCACATGGTATGAGCCCTCATATTGGGAATTCTTCTCAAAGGCTAATGCCGAAAAGGTAAGTACAAACAACTCTTTCGGCTGGTGGAGCGAAGAGATGGAAAAACTCCTTGAATTTGAAGAGTCAGGACCGCCCTTGGAAGCAAAAGCTGAAAACAACAAGAAGATTGAGCGCCTTGTGCATGAAGAAGCATTGGTTATACCTCACTACTACCTAGACTTTACGAGAGGCGGTGTTTGGAAGTGGTTAAGAATGCCTTCATGGGGTAACAGAAAGCTCGATGTTGATGCCGACTTCTTAGATTACTGGGGTTATATGTGGATTGATGAAGATATCCGTCAAGAGGTTTTTAAGGCAAAAGCCGACGGCAAAACCTTTGAACCCCGTGTATGGACTCCTTCAACCCGCTATATCTCGGAATAATTTGTAAGTTTTATAGTTCTATGACATTCTTGTTATAGAACTATAAAAATCAATAAGGTTTGGAGGCCGGAAAGCTGGGCTAAAACCTTAGCTTAAAGCCTCCAAATTAATTTAATAAATAATTAAAAATATAAATAACTCTTCTTGAACTTTATCCTTTTTTATGTTAAGTATATAAAAAGCTAATATAACTCTTTATTAGGAGAAATTCTATGAAAACATTGAAAAGATTAACTATGTTAATTCTTTTGGTTTCAGTTGCTCTCGGAATTATCGCTTGCGGCGGTACCGGAGCCGGTAGCGGCGCTGCTGCAAAGGGGCCCATCGCTAAGGCTGAAGCAATTATGGCAGAGGAAACTGCAGCCGGTGTACCCGATTTTACTTCACCGCCTGTAGAGGATAAGAACCTCAAGGTTTCAGGTATGCCTGAGGAAGTAGTTTGGATTACAAGTAATCCGAAAGACTTATCGTCAAAAGATACAAAGAAGGGCGGAACCTTTCATCTTTCTTTAGATGAATATCCCACAACATTTAGATATGTAGGGCCTGAATCAAACTTGAGTACAACATATTTAATGAACCCTCATGCAGCCTTTTTAGAAGTAAACCCTGAAACACAGGAATTTATGCCTTATGCTGCAACTCACTGGGCATTAGGTGCAGATAATCAGACTGTTTACTACAAACTTAATGAGCATATGAAGTGGTCTGACGGAGTTCCCTGTACGGCAGATGACTTTGTCTTTGCTTGGGAGTCTCTATGTTCCCGCGATCTCGATGACCCTTGGTGTAATAATTATTACGATAAATTTAAGGTTAAAAAAATTAATGATTACTGTGTTTCCGTTAAGTACTTGGAATCAGACAAACTGCCTCAAGTATCTCTTATTGGTAAGGCAAACTTTAGTCCCAGACCTAAGCACTTTTATAACGGCGAAGTTAAAAATGGCTGGTACAACGAATATAACTGGAAGATTGAGCCTACAACAGGTCCTTATGTTGTAAATGCCGATAAATGCGTCCAGGGCGAAATGCTGGTTGTTGAAAAAGTTAAAAACTGGTGGGGACATGAATATCCTAACTGGAAAAACCGCTGTAATATTGATACAATAGAATATAAGGTTATTACCGGAGGACAGGACATAATTGAAAAGTATTTCTGGAACGGAGAACTCGACTTTTTTGATATGAACATTCCTGCAACATGGAGAAGATGTGCTGCAAATGAAAACATTACCAAAGGTTATGTAGACCGCTGGGTTGCTAACTATTTACCCTTGAAGGGTATTCAGGGTATCTTTTTTAATACCCAGTACCCCTTGTTCAGCAATAAGAAAGTTCGGCAGGCTATGTATTATGCTATCGACATTCAGGGTATGATCGATCAGGCTCTTTATGGAGAATTTAAGAGAAGTCATAATATCGGTTTAGGCAATGTATGGGGAGGTATAGATTTTAATGACCATTCAATCCGAAAACCCGATTTTAATCCCGATACGGCAAGAAAAATGCTCGGCGAAGCCGGTTACACTGTTGTAGGTTCTGACGGAATTTTACAGAATTCGAAGGGTGAAAGAGTATCTTTTGAACTTTTGTATTCAAGGCCGAGTCTCACAGAGCGCTTGTCGATTCTTAAAGAACAGGCTAAAAAAGCCGGTGTAGAAATTGAGCTTAAGATGATGGAAAGCGGTGCTTTTAATACCGTTCTTAATAAAAAACACCAGGCTTGGTGGGGCGGTTTGAGCACGGATTATGAGCCTTCATATTGGGAACTCTTCTCAAAGGCTAATGCCGAAACGGTAGATACAACCAACTTTTTCGGATGGTGGAGTGAAGAGATGGAAAAACTTCTTGCATTTGAAGAGTCAGGACCGCCCTTGGAAGAAAAGGCTGAAAACAACAAGAAGATTGAGCGCCTTGTTCATGAAGAAGCATTGATTGTACCTAACTACTACACCGATTTTGTGAGATGCGGTGCTTGGAAGTGGATAAGAATGCCTTCCTGGGGTAACAGGAAGCTCGATATTGATGCCGACTTCATGTATTATTGGGGTTATATGTGGATTGATGACGATATCCGCCAAGAGGTTCTTAAGGCAAAAGCCGACGGCAAAATCTTTGAACCCCGTGTATGGACTCCTTCAACCCGCTATGTTTCTGAATAATTAATCTTAAGGTGCGGGGATTTCCCCTGCACCGAATCTTGAAAATTAACATGATGTGCAGGCAGGCTATTTACGGGGAATGCTCTTCCGGAAACATCTTGATCTGCTAAATGGTGTTTTGATTAAATTTCTGTAGTTTATTACCTGCCGTTTACTGTAAATTATACTATAGAAATTTACCGAGACTCTAGACTTTTTTTTTACATTATGTTAAAATCCCAAACATCTAAGTATGCACGTCCTTTCCCTCTTATAGATAATCAACCTGATATAATTTGGTTCGGCTGTGTAGTATTAGTATCTTGGTTTTATGGAGCTTTATGATGAATAACTATTTCGTACGAAGATTGCTTTTGATTATTCCGACTTTTATAGGTATAACATTGGTGGTCTTTGCAGTAACCCGCATCGTTCCCGGAGGTCCGATTGAAAGGGCTATTATGCAGAGAATGATGGCCCAAGAAGGCAAAACAGGAAAAACAAGCAGACAGGACTCTCAGCCCCTTAATGCTGAAGCTTTGGCTGAACTTGCAGCCTTTTACGGTTTTGACAAACCTTGGCCGATCGCTTATCTCGAATGGATGGGAAGCCTTTTAAGGGGAGATATGGGGCGTTCTACAAAATATAACGATCCGGTATTTCAGATGATTGTAAGTAAATTTCCGATCTCTTTGAGGTTCGGTATTATTTCGGTTATTTTGATTTATTCAATATGTATTCCACTGGGTATAAAAAAAGCCCTAAAACACCGGAGTCTTTTTGATAACGTTTCCTCGGTGTTTATATTTATAGGTTACGCTCTCCCGGGCTACATAGTTGCTATTATCTTATTGCAAATTTTTGCATTTACTATTCCTTGGTTCCCCTCAGGCGGCCTTTATTCACGAAGTTACATGGATATGAATTTTTTCCAAAAAGTCATAGACAATGTTTGGCACATGTTCTTACCCATGATAGCCTATGTTATAGGTTCTTTTGCAGTTACAACTATGGTTATGAAAAACAACCTCATGGAAAATATGGCTGCAGATTATATTAAAACCGCTGTTGCAAAGGGTAGAACATTTAAAGATGCTATGTGGAAGCATGCCTTTAGAAACAGTATTATCCCTATTGCTGCCGGATTGGGCGGTCTTATAACCATTTTCTTTTCAGGAGCTTTCCTAATTGAGAAGATATTCAATATAAACGGTATGGGACTTCTTTCATTTAGAGCAATTGTTGATAGAGATTATCCGGTAGTATTGGGTTCCTTGGTAATGACCTCTCTTTTGAGCTTAATAGGTAATATTTTAAGCGATTTTATTCTTTCGGTGGTAGATCCCCGAATAAGGTTAGGTGAATAGTATGAGCGATGATGTAAAATCAAAAACTTTTTTAGATACTGTAAAAGAATATTGGGGAGCATTTAGAAACAGATTTAGAATGGATCCCCTTATGAAAAAGCGTTTTGAACGCTTTGGAGAAATTAAAAAGGCAAAATTTGCCCTTATTTTTATCGGAGTCTTATATCTCCTATCCCTTATTGCCGAGTTATTTATTTCAAACAGGCCCATTATGATGTGGGTTGACGGTAAACTCTATTTTCCAACCTATAGTAAAATGCTTTTGGCCGAAGATTTCGGTTTCAGAGTCGAAAATGAACTTGAATTAAATTACAGAGAGTTTAAAAAACATGTTAAGGCCGAAAAAAGAGGCTGGGTTCTTCTTCCCTTTATTCCATACAACCCTTATGAGGCTGATACAGCTATTGCCCCTTTGGCTCTTACTTTCGATGGAACCCCCAGTATGGGTATTGCAATTACATCTAAGGATAATCTGCCTATGGATGATCCGGCAGATTATAAGTGGATACCGGTAGGTGTTATAAACGGAATAAAAATGGCAGAAAAAGACTATACTTGGATTAAATTTGCCGATTCTGCCTCATCCAAACAGCCCTTATCAGACTTTCCTTCAGCTTCAAGAAATTGGGTCGGTATTTCTGTCGGCCGCTCTCATCCGAATGAATCTGTAAATGCTTCGGACTATATTTGGCATAAGGTAGGTTCAAAAGATAACAGACTTGACCTTGGAAACGGAAAGATTTTAACTATACGTTTTGCAAAAGGCGATAAAGGACAGATGTTCCATCCGCTTTCTCCTTCTTTTAAGACTCGTCATATTTTGGGTACCGACCGAATCGGGCGTGATATATTTGCCCGTCTTATTTACGGGTACAGAATTGCTATGTCTTTTGCTTTGCTGGTAGCTGCAACAACCTACTTTATCGGAACTATTATCGGTATTGCAATGGGCTACTTTGGAGGTACCTTTGATACTATTTTCCAAAGATTTATAGAAATATGGGAGCGCATACCCTATCTTTACATGGTTATGATCTTAGCTTCAATATTTAAGCCTACATTTACCATGTTTGTTTTAATAAATATAGCTTTCAGCTGGACAGGAAAAACTTGGGATATGAGGGCTATGACATACAGAGAAAGAGAAAGAGACTATATTTTGGCTGCAAAGTCGATGGGAGCCAGTGTATGGCGTATAATTACCGTGCATATTTTGCCCAACGTTATAGTTCTAATCGTTACATCTTTACCCTTTGTAATATCTGGAAATATAGGGGCTTTAACCTCTCTTGACTATTTAGGTTACGGTTTACAGCCTCCTACACCGAGTTGGGGAGAACTTTTAAGCGTCGGAACTTCTACATACTTGGAAGCTCCGTGGATTCTTTCTTCGGCTGTGGCAGGTTTTGTACTTGTTTTGGTTATGATCACCTTTATAGGTGAGGGCTTGCGGGATGCCTTTGACCCGCGCAGATTTACGGTATATAAATAGCCTTTTAGGTTAATTATATAAAAAATAAGATAATTCTTTATTAGGAGGAATTTTATGAAAACATTGAAAAGATTAACTATGTTAATTCTTTTGGTTTCAGTTGCTCTCGGAATCATCGCTTGCGGCGGTACAGGAGCTGACGGCGGAGCTGCTGCAAAGGGCCCCATCGCTAAGGCTGAAGCAATTATGGCAGAGGAAACTGCGGCCGGTGTACCCGATTTTACTTCACCGCCCGTAGAGGACAAGAACCTCAAGGTTTCAGGTATGCCTGAGGAAGTAGTTTGGATTACAAGCAATCCTAAGGACTTATCATCAAAAGATACAAAGAAGGGCGGAACATTGCATCTTTCTTTGGGCGAGTATCCTACGACATTTAGGTACGTCGGTCCCGAATCAAACACAGGTACAAGAGGTTTAATGTGGCCCCACGCCGTATTCCTAAGTACAAACCCTGAAACACAGGAGTACATGCCCTATGCTGCAACTCACTGGGCATTCGGTGCCGATAATCAGACTGTTTACTACAAACTCAATGAAAAGGCAAAATGGTCTGACGGTGTTCCATGTACGGCAGATGACTTTGTCTTTGCCTGGGAATCTTTCTGTTCTCCCAACCTCGAGGCTCCTTGGTACAATAACTACTACAGCAAACTCGAAGTTAAAAAAATTAACGACTACTGTGTTTCCGTTAAGTACTTGGAATCGGACCAGTTACCCAAGGTATCTCTTGTAGATGTTACTAACTTTAATCCCCGGCCCAAGCACTTCCATAACGGAGAAGTTAAAAAAGGCTGGTACAACGAATATAACTGGAAAGTTGAGCCTACAACAGGTCCTTATGTCGTAAATCCTGATAAGAGTGTTCAGGGTGAAATGCTCATCGTTGAAAAAGTTAAGGACTGGTGGGGTAATGTTTATCCGCACTGGAAAAACCGCTGTAATATCGATACAGTCGAATACAAGGTTATCACCGGCGGACAGGACATGGTTGAAAACTACTTCTGGAACGGAGAACTCGACTTCTTTGCTATGAATATTCCTGCAACATGGAGAAGATGTGCAACAAACGAAAACATTACCAAAGGTTATGTAGACCGCTGGGTTGTAAACTATCTCCCCCTACAGGGTATGCAAGGTATCTTCTTTAATACCAAGTTCCCCTTGTTCAGCAACAAGAAAGTTAGACAGGCTATGTACTATGCCATCGACATTCAGGGTATGATCGATCAGGCCCTCTATGGCGAATATAAGCGAAATCACAACATCGGTTTAGGCCAGGTATGGGGTGGTGTAGATTTTAATGACCACACAATTAGAAAGCCTGACTTTAATCCCGATACGGCAAGAAAAATGCTCGGTGAAGCAGGCTACACTGTTGTAGGTTCTGACGGAATCTTACAGAATTCGAAGGGTGAAAGAGTTTCCTTTGAGCTTTTGTATTCATGGCCTCACCACACAGAGCGATTGTCAATTCTTAAAGAACAGGCTAAAAAAGCCGGTGTAGAAATTGAGCTTAAGATGATGGAAAGCGGAGCTTTTAATACTGTTCTTAACAAAAAACATCAGGCTTGGTGGGGCGGTATGAGCACAGGTTATGAGCCCTCATATTGGCAGTACTTCTCAAAAGCTAATGCCGAAAAGGTAAGTACAAACAACTCTTTCGGCTGGTGGAGCGAAGAGATGGAAAAACTCCTTGAATTTGAAGAGTCGGGACCGCCCTTGGAAGCAAAAGCTGAAAACAACAAGAAGATTGAACGCCTTGTACACGAAGAAGCCTTAGTTCTTCCCCATTACTACCTCGACTTCTTGAGAAGCGGTGTTTGGAAGTGGATAAGAATGCCTTCATGGGGTAACAGAAAGCTCGATGTTGAGGCCGACTTCTTAGAGTACTGGGGTTATATGTGGATTGATGAAGATATCCGTCAAGAGGTTCTTAAGGCAAAAGCTGAAGGCAAAACCTTTGAACCCCGTGTATGGACTCCTTCAACCCGCTATATCTCGGAATAATTTGTAAGTTTTATAATCCTATGACCTTTTTGTTATAGGATTATAAAAATCAATAAGGTTTGGAGGCCGGAAAGCAGGCCTAAAGCTGCAGCTTAAAACCTCCAAATCAAAGTTAATCTTGAGGTGCGGGGGATTGTCCCCTGCGCCGGAATTCGGAGTTGTATTTATGAGTGGAGAAAACCTTCTCACGATTGAGGACCTTTCCGTTGCTTTTAAAAGCGGTGCAGGGGCTCCTGTAGAGGTAATAGACAGAGTATCGTTAAAATTGGAACGAGGAAAGACTTTATCCCTTGTAGGGGAGTCAGGCTGCGGAAAAAGTGTAACAGCTTCTTCGGTTATGCGTATTTTACCTCAACCATACGGAATTGTTACCAATGGAAAAATTCTTTTTGAGGGTCAAAATATTTTGGATCTGCCCATCGAAGAGATGTATAAAAAACGCGGTGCAGAGATTGCGATGATCTTCCAAGAACCTATGACGGCTTTAAACCCTGTGCACATTGTTGAAAAGCAAATTGGAGAAGTCTTTGAACTTCACCGTCCGGAAATAGCAAAGGACGAAAGACAAACACACGTTTTGAAGGTTTTAAAAGATGTAGAAATGCCGTCGGCAGAACAGCGTTTAAAAAACTATCCTTTTCAGCTTTCGGGCGGAATGAGACAGCGTGTTATGATTGCTATGGCGCTTGCAGGCCATCCTAAACTGCTTATTGCAGATGAACCTACAACGGCCTTGGACGTTACCGTTCAAGCCCAAATCTTGGCCCTAATAAAGGCCTTACAAGAAAAAAATAATATGAGTGTTCTGTACATCACGCATGATATGGGTGTTGTTGCAGAAGTCAGTGATGATGTTGCGGTTATGTATGCCGGACAAATTGTGGAAACCGCCGATGTTAATACTATTTTTAAAAACCCTCGTCATCCTTACACAAGAGGATTAATTGCGTCCATGCCCAAGATGAATTCTGAGCCGAAGACGCATCTACCATATATTAAAGGTGCAGTACCTTCTCCAAGGGCCTATCCTGCTACCTGCCGATTTGCAGAAAGATGTTCTTATGCAACCGATTATTGCCGATCAAATACGCCTCAACTTGAGGAATTTGAACCCGGACATTTTATCAGATGCTTTAGGGCAAAGGAGTTAGACTAATGGCCGAAAGACAACCTATTTTTGAAGCAGTAGACTTAGTTCAAGAATTTTCTCAGGGAAAATATACTAAAAATGTTGTTCATGCCTTAAACGGGGTAAATATAAAAGTATACCCCGGAGAAACCCTCGGTCTTGTAGGCGAAACAGGCTGCGGAAAGAGTACTCTTTGCCGAGCTATGATGCGTCTTTATAAGCCCACTTCAGGTAAAGTCCTTTATAAAGGCAAGAGCATCGAAAGTTTGCCTGAGAGAAAGTTGAGGGATGTACGCCGAAATGTTCAGATGATTTTCCAAGATCCTGCCGACTCCATGAATTCCAGAATGAATGTCGGTTATATCATTGAAGAACCTCTTCTTATTCAGACAAAAATGGCTCCGCACGAAAGAAAAGAAAAGGTTATGGGGCTTTTAAAATATGTAGGTCTTCCGGAAGATGCTTATTACCGATATCCCCACGAATTTTCAGGGGGCCAGCGTCAGCGTATTGCTATAGCCAGAGCCCTTGTTTTGGATCCTGAAGTCGTTGTATGCGATGAACCTGTAAGTGCTCTAGATGTTTCGGTTCAATCGCAGGTATTAAACCTCCTATTGGATATGCAAAAAGAAAGAAATCTAACCCTTTTGTTTATTTCGCACGGCCTAAATGTCGTTAAGCACATGTCGGATAGGGTTGCAGTTATGTATTTGGGCTCTATTATGGAGATGGCTCCTTCGGTGGATATTTATAAAGATCCCTTACATCCTTATACTCAGGCCCTGATAGCGGCTATTCCCGATACTGATCCCGATAACAGACGCAGAAGAATTCCTTTTACAGGTGAAATACCTTCACCGATTCATCTTCCTACGGGTTGTCCTTTCCATTTAAACTGCTCAAAGAAAATTGATAAGTGCGCGGTTGAAAAACCTGTGCTTAGAGAAGTTGAAGAAGGGCATATGTGTGCCTGCCATCTGGTATAATTATAAGAGGTGCCGTTTTTACGGCACCTTTAATTTTTGGTAATAAAAATTGAAAATTAAGTTTTTTTTTATTTGTGCTTTATGCACTCTTTTTTTTGCTTCATGCGGTTCTAAAACC is from Treponema denticola and encodes:
- a CDS encoding ABC transporter substrate-binding protein, with amino-acid sequence MKTLKRLTMLILLVSVALGIIACGGTGADGGAAAKGPIAKAEAIMAEETAAGVPDFTSPPVEDKNLKVSGMPEEVVWITSYPKDLSSKGTKKGGTLHLSLGEYPTTFRYVGPESNTSTRGLVWPHAVCLSVNPETQEFMPYAATHWAFGADNQTVYYKLNEHMKWSDGVPCTADDFVFAWESFCSPNIEEPWYNNYYSKREVKKINDYCISVKYLESDQLPKVSLVDATNFNPRPKHFHNGEVKKGWYNEYNWKIEPTTGPYVVNPDKCVQGEMVVVEKVKNWWGHEYPHWNNRCNIETIEYKVITGGQDMIENYFWNGELDYFYMNIPATWRRCATNENITKGYVDRWVVNYLPLQGVQGIFFNTKFPLFSSKKVRQAMYYAVDIQGMIDQALYGEYKRYHNIGLGQVWGGVDFNDHSIRKPDFNPETARKMLGEAGYTVVGSDGILQNSKGERVSFELLYSWPSHTERLSILKEQAKKAGVEIELKMMESGAFNTVLNKKHQAWWGGLSTWYEPSYWEFFSKANAEKVSTNNSFGWWSEEMEKLLEFEESGPPLEAKAENNKKIERLVHEEALVIPHYYLDFTRGGVWKWLRMPSWGNRKLDVDADFLDYWGYMWIDEDIRQEVFKAKADGKTFEPRVWTPSTRYISE
- a CDS encoding ABC transporter substrate-binding protein, whose product is MKTLKRLTMLILLVSVALGIIACGGTGAGSGAAAKGPIAKAEAIMAEETAAGVPDFTSPPVEDKNLKVSGMPEEVVWITSNPKDLSSKDTKKGGTFHLSLDEYPTTFRYVGPESNLSTTYLMNPHAAFLEVNPETQEFMPYAATHWALGADNQTVYYKLNEHMKWSDGVPCTADDFVFAWESLCSRDLDDPWCNNYYDKFKVKKINDYCVSVKYLESDKLPQVSLIGKANFSPRPKHFYNGEVKNGWYNEYNWKIEPTTGPYVVNADKCVQGEMLVVEKVKNWWGHEYPNWKNRCNIDTIEYKVITGGQDIIEKYFWNGELDFFDMNIPATWRRCAANENITKGYVDRWVANYLPLKGIQGIFFNTQYPLFSNKKVRQAMYYAIDIQGMIDQALYGEFKRSHNIGLGNVWGGIDFNDHSIRKPDFNPDTARKMLGEAGYTVVGSDGILQNSKGERVSFELLYSRPSLTERLSILKEQAKKAGVEIELKMMESGAFNTVLNKKHQAWWGGLSTDYEPSYWELFSKANAETVDTTNFFGWWSEEMEKLLAFEESGPPLEEKAENNKKIERLVHEEALIVPNYYTDFVRCGAWKWIRMPSWGNRKLDIDADFMYYWGYMWIDDDIRQEVLKAKADGKIFEPRVWTPSTRYVSE
- a CDS encoding ABC transporter permease subunit; this translates as MNNYFVRRLLLIIPTFIGITLVVFAVTRIVPGGPIERAIMQRMMAQEGKTGKTSRQDSQPLNAEALAELAAFYGFDKPWPIAYLEWMGSLLRGDMGRSTKYNDPVFQMIVSKFPISLRFGIISVILIYSICIPLGIKKALKHRSLFDNVSSVFIFIGYALPGYIVAIILLQIFAFTIPWFPSGGLYSRSYMDMNFFQKVIDNVWHMFLPMIAYVIGSFAVTTMVMKNNLMENMAADYIKTAVAKGRTFKDAMWKHAFRNSIIPIAAGLGGLITIFFSGAFLIEKIFNINGMGLLSFRAIVDRDYPVVLGSLVMTSLLSLIGNILSDFILSVVDPRIRLGE
- a CDS encoding ABC transporter permease subunit, whose translation is MSDDVKSKTFLDTVKEYWGAFRNRFRMDPLMKKRFERFGEIKKAKFALIFIGVLYLLSLIAELFISNRPIMMWVDGKLYFPTYSKMLLAEDFGFRVENELELNYREFKKHVKAEKRGWVLLPFIPYNPYEADTAIAPLALTFDGTPSMGIAITSKDNLPMDDPADYKWIPVGVINGIKMAEKDYTWIKFADSASSKQPLSDFPSASRNWVGISVGRSHPNESVNASDYIWHKVGSKDNRLDLGNGKILTIRFAKGDKGQMFHPLSPSFKTRHILGTDRIGRDIFARLIYGYRIAMSFALLVAATTYFIGTIIGIAMGYFGGTFDTIFQRFIEIWERIPYLYMVMILASIFKPTFTMFVLINIAFSWTGKTWDMRAMTYRERERDYILAAKSMGASVWRIITVHILPNVIVLIVTSLPFVISGNIGALTSLDYLGYGLQPPTPSWGELLSVGTSTYLEAPWILSSAVAGFVLVLVMITFIGEGLRDAFDPRRFTVYK
- a CDS encoding extracellular solute-binding protein, producing the protein MKTLKRLTMLILLVSVALGIIACGGTGADGGAAAKGPIAKAEAIMAEETAAGVPDFTSPPVEDKNLKVSGMPEEVVWITSNPKDLSSKDTKKGGTLHLSLGEYPTTFRYVGPESNTGTRGLMWPHAVFLSTNPETQEYMPYAATHWAFGADNQTVYYKLNEKAKWSDGVPCTADDFVFAWESFCSPNLEAPWYNNYYSKLEVKKINDYCVSVKYLESDQLPKVSLVDVTNFNPRPKHFHNGEVKKGWYNEYNWKVEPTTGPYVVNPDKSVQGEMLIVEKVKDWWGNVYPHWKNRCNIDTVEYKVITGGQDMVENYFWNGELDFFAMNIPATWRRCATNENITKGYVDRWVVNYLPLQGMQGIFFNTKFPLFSNKKVRQAMYYAIDIQGMIDQALYGEYKRNHNIGLGQVWGGVDFNDHTIRKPDFNPDTARKMLGEAGYTVVGSDGILQNSKGERVSFELLYSWPHHTERLSILKEQAKKAGVEIELKMMESGAFNTVLNKKHQAWWGGMSTGYEPSYWQYFSKANAEKVSTNNSFGWWSEEMEKLLEFEESGPPLEAKAENNKKIERLVHEEALVLPHYYLDFLRSGVWKWIRMPSWGNRKLDVEADFLEYWGYMWIDEDIRQEVLKAKAEGKTFEPRVWTPSTRYISE
- a CDS encoding ABC transporter ATP-binding protein codes for the protein MSGENLLTIEDLSVAFKSGAGAPVEVIDRVSLKLERGKTLSLVGESGCGKSVTASSVMRILPQPYGIVTNGKILFEGQNILDLPIEEMYKKRGAEIAMIFQEPMTALNPVHIVEKQIGEVFELHRPEIAKDERQTHVLKVLKDVEMPSAEQRLKNYPFQLSGGMRQRVMIAMALAGHPKLLIADEPTTALDVTVQAQILALIKALQEKNNMSVLYITHDMGVVAEVSDDVAVMYAGQIVETADVNTIFKNPRHPYTRGLIASMPKMNSEPKTHLPYIKGAVPSPRAYPATCRFAERCSYATDYCRSNTPQLEEFEPGHFIRCFRAKELD
- a CDS encoding ABC transporter ATP-binding protein — protein: MAERQPIFEAVDLVQEFSQGKYTKNVVHALNGVNIKVYPGETLGLVGETGCGKSTLCRAMMRLYKPTSGKVLYKGKSIESLPERKLRDVRRNVQMIFQDPADSMNSRMNVGYIIEEPLLIQTKMAPHERKEKVMGLLKYVGLPEDAYYRYPHEFSGGQRQRIAIARALVLDPEVVVCDEPVSALDVSVQSQVLNLLLDMQKERNLTLLFISHGLNVVKHMSDRVAVMYLGSIMEMAPSVDIYKDPLHPYTQALIAAIPDTDPDNRRRRIPFTGEIPSPIHLPTGCPFHLNCSKKIDKCAVEKPVLREVEEGHMCACHLV